Part of the Thermonema lapsum genome is shown below.
TCCATCTCGGCATGAAACTTCGAACGGGCATAATGGGTGGTTAGCTTGTTTTCTTCCCATTGGTTTTGCTCGTCGATGTGCTCTTGTCCGGGGGTACGCCCCAAGGCAGCCACCGAGCTAATATGCAGAAAGTAAAGGCATTTTTTTTCCAGACAGGCATTTATCAGGGTGGCAGTCCCTTGTATGTTGGTGCGGTAGAGTTCTTTTTTGTCTTTGGGATTGAATGATACTTTTGCTGCTGCATGAATCACCACTGCCCCTTCGGGCAATTGCTCTGCCAACGCGATGGGGTCGTTCAGGTCGCCTTCTATCCAGCGTATTTGCTTCTGCTCGCTTTCTGAAAAGGGTAGCTTGCTTTGTGGGCGATGCAGTGCCCACACCTCGCTGCCTTCGTGTAGCAGGCGACGTACGAAATACTGCCCTACTAAACCGGTGGCACCTGTGATAAATACTTTTTGAGCCGAAAGCTTCATGCCTTTGTTTCTTTTTTGCCTAAACCCAACTTCTGCGCCACAAAGCGGAAGAACTCCTTGCGGCGCGCAGCAGAGCAGAATACTTCTTTGATGATTTGCCAGCGATTGGTAGCGGTGGGCGTTGCCTCGTTGGGTATGTTGATAAATTGGGGAGTATGGGGGCGTTGTTGAGAGATGTACTTTCCTTCGGGCAGCCCGGCGATGGCGTCGGCTTTACGGAAATGTTTGATGGCGGCTTCTGGCATGCCCAACTGCTCGTAGAGCAAACCCAAGTTGTTGTGGTTGATGGCGTCGTCGGGGTCCAGCTCTATAGCTTTCTGATAGTCTTCGATGGCAGCTTCTACCATGCCCAAGGCTGCCTTGATAAAGCCACGGCTGGCATAACGGAAAGCATAGTCAGGGTCAAGCTCTACTGCTCGGTCGAAGTCTTCGAGGCTTTCGATAGAGCGCCCTGCCATGTATTTTGCTAAGCCCCGTTCATAAAAGCCGTCGGCAGAGGGCTGTTGCGATAAAAGGCGGTCGTAGTCGGCGATGGCGTCTTCGAAGCGTTCGAGGCGGTAGTAGCACTTGGCACGTAAATAAAAAAGCTGGGTGTTGGGGTTTTGAGCTATCAGCTTCGAGAGCGCCTGTTCTGCCTGTATGTATTCTTGTGCTTCTATGAGGGCTTGAATCGAGGA
Proteins encoded:
- a CDS encoding tetratricopeptide repeat protein produces the protein MKSISSIQALIEAQEYIQAEQALSKLIAQNPNTQLFYLRAKCYYRLERFEDAIADYDRLLSQQPSADGFYERGLAKYMAGRSIESLEDFDRAVELDPDYAFRYASRGFIKAALGMVEAAIEDYQKAIELDPDDAINHNNLGLLYEQLGMPEAAIKHFRKADAIAGLPEGKYISQQRPHTPQFINIPNEATPTATNRWQIIKEVFCSAARRKEFFRFVAQKLGLGKKETKA